The Saprospiraceae bacterium genome includes a window with the following:
- a CDS encoding hydrogenase maturation protease: MSETLLIGIGNISRGDDGIGWLFADDIESNFGHTISVEKEFQLVVEDALKIIEFDTVVFVDASENKLSDGFEFRKIKTQQVIKTEFTSHAQTPENIIYLASDLFQIENDAYVLEISGQDWELGNGLSAYGRINLYNAMAFFKEWLAENLKLQLSGKMQDA, encoded by the coding sequence ATGTCTGAAACATTATTGATAGGAATCGGAAATATAAGTCGTGGTGATGATGGCATCGGTTGGCTGTTTGCCGATGATATTGAATCAAATTTTGGTCATACCATCAGCGTGGAAAAAGAATTTCAATTGGTGGTGGAAGATGCACTCAAAATAATTGAATTTGACACCGTTGTTTTTGTAGATGCATCCGAAAACAAGTTGTCTGATGGCTTTGAATTCAGAAAAATAAAAACTCAACAGGTGATCAAAACCGAATTCACATCTCATGCGCAGACACCTGAAAATATTATTTATCTGGCATCTGACTTGTTTCAAATTGAAAATGATGCCTACGTTTTAGAAATCAGCGGGCAAGATTGGGAATTGGGAAATGGTTTGTCCGCTTATGGCCGCATAAATCTGTACAATGCGATGGCATTTTTTAAAGAATGGCTGGCTGAGAACTTGAAACTTCAGCTATCAGGAAAAATGCAGGATGCCTGA
- a CDS encoding (2Fe-2S)-binding protein → MVNIKVDGKLLTVPKGQNLVSAAKDNGIFIPSLCYFEHIEPPLGTCRTCTCKLDGKYQPACTMKVYDGMTVEINTPELLDMRKSLVEMMFSEGNHFCPSCEKSGNCDLQHMAYELGISVTRFEHLFKDRLIDYGPKRIIMEHNRCIKCKRCVEDVVTDDGKKVFTYQGRGNETFVGIDYNEEPKLSEEQAIAAMQMCPTGAIIVRGVSMAHPFGDREFDIHSEQKNFTRRFTKAHKPAGMEKKVLATASLAGCFGCHMSMLDIDLELLDLVELVTFNKSPLTDIKKFTGRCHIGLIEGGVCNDENIETLREFRKMCDILVSVGECAVWGGLPAMRNTIPLSECLEEAYLNCVTSEEGANVVPYHEDLPKILDKVYPCHEIVKIDHFIPGCPPSANHIWKSVKHLLWGEEYSILYSEFKYD, encoded by the coding sequence ATGGTCAATATTAAAGTTGACGGAAAATTATTAACTGTACCCAAGGGGCAAAACCTGGTATCTGCAGCTAAAGATAATGGCATTTTTATTCCATCTCTTTGTTATTTTGAACATATCGAACCACCATTGGGTACCTGTCGTACGTGTACTTGTAAATTGGACGGAAAATACCAACCTGCCTGTACTATGAAAGTATATGACGGAATGACAGTAGAAATTAACACCCCTGAGCTGTTGGATATGCGAAAATCATTGGTAGAAATGATGTTTTCTGAAGGCAACCATTTTTGTCCGTCTTGCGAAAAATCCGGTAATTGTGATTTGCAGCACATGGCATACGAGCTTGGTATCTCAGTGACCAGATTTGAGCATTTGTTCAAGGACAGACTGATAGATTACGGACCAAAAAGAATTATCATGGAGCACAACCGCTGCATCAAATGCAAACGATGTGTAGAAGATGTGGTCACGGATGACGGCAAAAAGGTATTTACCTATCAGGGTAGAGGCAATGAGACTTTTGTAGGTATTGATTATAACGAGGAGCCAAAACTTTCTGAAGAGCAGGCCATTGCCGCCATGCAGATGTGTCCTACCGGAGCTATTATAGTAAGAGGGGTAAGTATGGCTCATCCATTTGGCGATCGCGAATTTGACATTCATTCCGAACAGAAAAATTTTACACGTCGTTTTACAAAAGCTCACAAACCGGCTGGTATGGAGAAAAAAGTATTAGCTACTGCTTCACTTGCAGGATGTTTCGGTTGTCACATGAGTATGCTGGATATTGACCTGGAGCTCCTGGATCTGGTAGAATTGGTTACATTTAATAAGTCTCCGCTGACAGATATTAAAAAATTTACCGGAAGGTGTCATATCGGACTGATAGAAGGTGGTGTTTGTAATGATGAAAATATTGAAACGCTGAGGGAGTTCAGAAAAATGTGTGATATTCTGGTTTCTGTGGGTGAATGTGCAGTATGGGGAGGCTTACCGGCAATGAGAAATACCATACCGTTGAGTGAGTGTCTGGAAGAAGCTTACCTTAATTGTGTAACTTCAGAAGAAGGTGCCAATGTGGTTCCATACCATGAAGACCTTCCTAAAATACTGGACAAAGTTTACCCCTGCCATGAAATTGTAAAAATAGATCATTTTATACCGGGATGTCCCCCAAGTGCCAATCATATCTGGAAATCAGTTAAACATTTGCTTTGGGGTGAAGAGTATTCCATTTTATATTCAGAATTTAAATACGATTAA
- a CDS encoding nickel-dependent hydrogenase large subunit, producing the protein MSKRIVVDPITRIEGHLRIEVDIENGKIKDAFSSGTMVRLIEEILKGRDPRDAWAFVGRVCGVCTSTHSLTSVRAVEDALDIVIPPNAELVRNIMHCSLYMHDHVVHFYHLHAMDWVDVVNALKADPKKTSELAQSISNWPKSSPGYFSDIQKRISKFVASGQLGIFANGYWGHPAYKLPAEVNLIGLAHYLEALEWQKEIVKVHAIFGGKNPHPNYLVGGMACAIGIDDVSGINAERLAMVARLLVEGKNFIEQVYIPDLMAIASFYKDWGAIGGGIGNYLAYGDLPTNGIRDIASMKFPPGAILNKDISKVYDVDLRHDEEVQEFVTNSWYDYAGGDGVGLHPWKGETKMNYTGPKPPFEHLDVDKKYSYLKTPRWKGNAMEVGPLARVLVGYARGKEEYKAVVDKALTDLDVPVTALFSTLGRTAARGLESVLASGWAQEFYDQLITNIRNGDTRMADVTKFERETWPKQAVGVGFSEAPRGALAHWINIEDQKIANYQLVVPTTWNASPRDGKGQLSAYESSLIDTPLANETQPLEILRTIHSFDPCMACAVHLYDEKGDTIGRFSVVGD; encoded by the coding sequence ATGAGCAAAAGAATAGTGGTTGACCCCATTACAAGAATAGAAGGTCACCTTAGAATAGAAGTCGATATAGAAAATGGTAAAATAAAAGATGCCTTCAGTAGCGGAACAATGGTGAGATTGATAGAAGAAATACTCAAAGGCAGAGATCCAAGGGATGCCTGGGCTTTTGTAGGAAGAGTATGTGGCGTATGTACATCTACACATTCACTGACATCCGTTAGAGCAGTCGAAGATGCATTGGACATTGTTATTCCACCCAATGCTGAACTTGTCAGAAATATAATGCACTGCAGTCTCTACATGCATGACCACGTGGTACATTTTTATCATTTACATGCCATGGATTGGGTAGATGTAGTCAATGCACTGAAAGCCGATCCTAAAAAAACATCTGAACTGGCGCAAAGCATTTCAAACTGGCCAAAGAGTTCGCCGGGCTATTTCAGTGATATCCAAAAAAGAATAAGCAAGTTTGTTGCGAGTGGACAACTGGGCATTTTTGCTAATGGTTATTGGGGGCATCCGGCATATAAATTACCGGCTGAAGTCAATCTTATAGGCCTGGCCCATTATCTCGAAGCACTGGAATGGCAGAAAGAAATAGTCAAAGTACACGCTATATTTGGTGGAAAAAATCCACATCCTAATTATCTTGTAGGAGGTATGGCTTGTGCTATAGGCATTGATGATGTCAGTGGTATTAACGCTGAAAGATTGGCTATGGTGGCCAGATTACTTGTAGAAGGCAAAAACTTCATCGAACAGGTATATATTCCCGACTTAATGGCAATTGCTTCTTTTTACAAGGATTGGGGTGCTATCGGAGGCGGTATTGGCAATTATTTGGCTTATGGAGATTTGCCAACCAATGGAATCAGGGATATTGCAAGTATGAAGTTCCCTCCGGGAGCCATATTAAATAAAGATATCAGTAAAGTATATGATGTGGATTTGCGTCACGATGAGGAAGTTCAGGAATTTGTTACAAACTCCTGGTACGATTATGCAGGGGGTGACGGTGTAGGCCTTCACCCATGGAAAGGGGAGACCAAAATGAACTATACGGGTCCGAAACCACCATTTGAACATCTGGATGTGGATAAAAAATACAGTTATCTCAAAACGCCAAGGTGGAAAGGAAATGCCATGGAGGTAGGTCCATTAGCCAGAGTTTTGGTAGGATATGCAAGGGGTAAAGAAGAATATAAGGCAGTAGTGGACAAGGCACTTACAGATCTGGACGTCCCGGTCACAGCATTATTTTCTACACTCGGACGAACTGCAGCAAGAGGTCTGGAAAGTGTATTGGCTTCAGGCTGGGCTCAGGAGTTTTATGATCAGCTTATTACGAATATCAGAAACGGAGATACCCGTATGGCTGATGTTACTAAATTTGAAAGAGAAACATGGCCAAAACAAGCAGTGGGTGTTGGATTTTCTGAGGCCCCTCGTGGTGCTCTGGCACACTGGATCAATATTGAAGATCAGAAAATCGCTAATTATCAACTAGTTGTACCGACTACATGGAATGCTTCTCCACGTGATGGCAAAGGTCAGTTATCAGCGTATGAGTCTTCACTGATAGACACCCCTCTAGCCAATGAAACACAGCCACTGGAAATATTAAGGACCATACATAGTTTTGACCCTTGTATGGCTTGTGCTGTGCATCTCTATGACGAAAAAGGAGACACTATCGGACGATTTAGTGTAGTAGGTGATTAA
- a CDS encoding hydrogenase maturation nickel metallochaperone HypA → MHELSIVMSIIDIARDEAKKANVLKFSEIELEIGMLSGIEMNAFDFAWNEAVKLTILDSAVRVVSRPVGKAVCLECDANFDMLTLYDQCPVCQSPFTDIKQGKELRVKSLTTV, encoded by the coding sequence ATGCATGAATTATCTATTGTAATGAGTATCATTGATATTGCCAGAGATGAAGCTAAAAAAGCTAATGTCTTAAAATTTAGTGAGATTGAACTCGAAATAGGTATGCTGAGCGGGATAGAAATGAATGCTTTTGATTTTGCATGGAATGAAGCGGTAAAATTGACAATTCTGGATAGTGCTGTTAGGGTTGTCAGCAGGCCTGTTGGTAAAGCTGTCTGTCTGGAATGTGATGCCAACTTTGATATGCTGACGCTTTATGATCAATGCCCGGTTTGTCAGAGTCCGTTTACAGATATTAAACAGGGTAAGGAACTTCGGGTAAAATCTTTGACTACTGTGTAG
- a CDS encoding hydrogenase small subunit, whose product MATETRIKKPLTYYEEMRMKGYSRRDFMKFASMMAAFIGVESTAIGQVAKALETKQRLPVIWMHFQECTCCSESFIRSSHPIVADILLDMISLDYSETLMAASGIQAEQSLHNTLEKYKGQYILCIEGSVPVGADGVYCMIGGKTSLQVLEEVSENAAAIIAWGSCASNGCVQSAKPNPTSATPIHKLVKGKPVIKVPGCPPIGEVMAGVIVHYLTFGRIPELDRLGRPKAFYSKRVHDTCYRRAYYDAGLFVESFDDENAKKGYCLYKVGCKGPSTYNACGVMKWNEGTSFPIQSGHPCIGCSEENYWDNGRLYERASAFAGFGIEADADTWGKVALGVTAAAIAGHTIATNVSKYKKIHELELEGKESEKDVVS is encoded by the coding sequence ATGGCCACTGAAACACGCATCAAAAAGCCGCTTACTTACTATGAAGAAATGCGGATGAAAGGTTACTCAAGAAGAGATTTTATGAAATTTGCCAGCATGATGGCTGCTTTTATCGGAGTTGAAAGCACTGCGATAGGTCAAGTAGCTAAAGCACTGGAGACAAAGCAACGGTTACCGGTTATCTGGATGCATTTTCAGGAATGTACCTGCTGCAGTGAGAGTTTTATCAGATCTTCTCATCCGATCGTAGCAGATATTCTTCTGGATATGATTTCTCTTGATTATTCTGAGACCCTTATGGCTGCATCAGGAATTCAGGCAGAGCAGTCTTTACACAATACCCTGGAAAAATACAAAGGTCAGTACATTTTATGTATTGAAGGAAGTGTTCCGGTTGGAGCAGATGGAGTCTATTGTATGATAGGTGGCAAAACATCTTTACAGGTATTGGAAGAAGTATCAGAAAATGCAGCAGCCATCATAGCCTGGGGAAGTTGCGCCAGCAATGGTTGTGTCCAATCAGCAAAACCCAATCCTACATCTGCCACACCAATTCACAAATTGGTAAAAGGAAAGCCTGTCATTAAAGTACCGGGATGCCCTCCGATCGGAGAAGTTATGGCTGGTGTTATAGTACACTATCTCACATTCGGCAGAATACCGGAGTTGGATAGACTTGGAAGACCTAAAGCTTTTTACAGCAAAAGAGTTCACGATACTTGTTATAGAAGAGCCTATTATGATGCAGGACTTTTTGTAGAATCGTTTGATGATGAAAATGCGAAAAAAGGTTATTGTTTGTATAAAGTAGGATGTAAAGGTCCTTCTACATATAATGCTTGCGGAGTGATGAAGTGGAATGAAGGAACCAGCTTTCCGATCCAATCAGGCCACCCTTGTATAGGTTGTAGTGAAGAAAACTACTGGGATAATGGTCGATTATATGAAAGAGCATCTGCATTTGCCGGATTCGGTATTGAAGCTGATGCAGACACTTGGGGTAAAGTAGCCTTGGGGGTAACGGCAGCAGCCATTGCCGGTCATACTATAGCAACAAATGTCAGCAAATACAAAAAAATTCACGAGCTTGAATTGGAAGGTAAGGAAAGTGAAAAAGACGTTGTTTCTTAA
- the cybH gene encoding Ni/Fe-hydrogenase, b-type cytochrome subunit, protein MATKYLHIPRLRRIYVWELPVRIYHWLNVVVLMVLTATGFYIANPLALMSQTEATNVFTMGWVRFIHFAAAYIFFFNFLFRIYWGFVGNKFADWKQFIPTSKRFFNEMWTVIRTDILLMKGPKGKREHLSIGHNALAGLSYFIVFLMFLVQCLTGFGLYAAMSDWWFPNLFAWVPAVFGGDIVTRQIHHWVMWFFILFSVIHVYLVFYHDYVEGRGEISSMGGGWKFIEEEFFEKDKPHTPNPEK, encoded by the coding sequence ATGGCAACTAAATATCTTCATATCCCTCGATTGAGGCGGATATATGTTTGGGAACTACCTGTTAGAATTTATCATTGGCTAAATGTGGTGGTGCTGATGGTTTTGACAGCTACCGGTTTTTATATTGCTAATCCACTGGCCTTGATGAGTCAGACAGAAGCAACTAATGTATTTACAATGGGATGGGTAAGATTTATTCATTTCGCAGCAGCTTATATCTTTTTCTTCAATTTCCTTTTCAGAATATATTGGGGTTTTGTAGGTAATAAATTTGCAGACTGGAAACAGTTCATCCCTACTTCAAAGCGCTTTTTTAATGAAATGTGGACCGTGATACGGACAGATATATTACTCATGAAAGGACCAAAAGGAAAAAGAGAACATTTAAGTATCGGTCATAATGCTTTAGCAGGATTATCATATTTTATTGTATTTCTCATGTTTCTGGTACAATGTCTTACGGGATTCGGCTTATATGCTGCAATGTCAGACTGGTGGTTTCCCAATTTATTTGCATGGGTACCGGCTGTGTTTGGCGGTGATATTGTGACACGTCAGATACATCATTGGGTAATGTGGTTCTTTATTCTGTTTTCAGTCATTCATGTTTATCTGGTATTCTACCATGATTATGTGGAAGGCAGAGGCGAAATAAGCAGTATGGGAGGCGGATGGAAATTTATCGAAGAAGAGTTTTTTGAAAAAGATAAGCCGCATACACCAAATCCTGAAAAATAG
- a CDS encoding hydrogenase maturation protease: protein MVSDKTLIMGIGNILMGDEGVGVHAINWLDKENLPEHLITLDGGTGGFHLLEYFENHQRIIMIDATLDGRKPGTIRLIKPKFASDFPPAMSTHDIGLKDLVSALQLLGKMPEIDLFVVSIESIQQQGIYLTDELQLVMPELIRKVIQQAGNRH from the coding sequence ATGGTTAGTGACAAAACGCTTATAATGGGCATTGGAAACATCCTGATGGGTGATGAGGGTGTTGGGGTTCATGCCATAAATTGGCTGGATAAAGAAAATCTTCCCGAACACCTTATCACTCTGGACGGGGGTACCGGTGGATTTCATCTTCTGGAATACTTTGAAAATCATCAACGTATCATCATGATTGATGCAACTCTTGACGGAAGAAAACCGGGAACTATCCGACTGATCAAACCTAAATTTGCATCAGATTTTCCACCTGCAATGAGTACACATGATATCGGTCTAAAAGACCTCGTGAGCGCTTTGCAACTCCTGGGAAAAATGCCCGAGATAGATTTATTTGTGGTGAGCATAGAAAGTATTCAGCAGCAGGGTATTTATCTTACTGATGAACTACAATTGGTTATGCCGGAATTAATTAGAAAAGTGATACAACAGGCAGGGAACCGCCATTGA
- a CDS encoding Ni/Fe hydrogenase subunit alpha — MSQKIVIDPVTRVEGHGRVTIHLDDYGKVKDSFFHIVEFRGFERFIQGHPYWEAPVLVQRLCGICPVSHHLAAAKAIDQLVGLEPGDLSAGADKLRRLLHYAQIFQSHALHFFYLASPDLLFGADAPKEKRNVVAVAIENRELATRGILMRKYGQEIIKAIAGKKIHGISAVPGGVYKNLNPQERNYFLDGKSIESLDTMIEWVREVLDFMKDYHLKHRKNLDEFAFYPSGHLGLVTDGNAMELYHGVMRAIDGEGNVTLDNVSTNDYLQYFSEAVEKWSYMKFPYLKNVGRENGWNRVGPLARINVCDIINTPLAEEERKAFFEFYGKPVNNSTMYSHWARLIEMLHCAEMMGDLLRDDDLSSDDLIRTGQKSHTGIGIIEAPRGTLTHHYEIDDKDMITKCNLIVSTTHNNEAMNRAVRWVANEMISQKGTISDGMLNHVEMAIRAYDPCLSCATQAIGKMPLRVELFNAQNEIIKVVTNV, encoded by the coding sequence ATGAGTCAAAAGATAGTCATAGATCCTGTAACCAGAGTTGAAGGTCATGGCAGAGTAACCATACATCTGGATGATTATGGTAAAGTAAAAGATTCTTTTTTTCATATAGTGGAGTTCAGGGGATTTGAGAGATTTATACAAGGTCATCCATATTGGGAGGCTCCGGTACTGGTACAGAGATTGTGTGGGATTTGCCCGGTAAGTCATCATCTGGCTGCTGCAAAAGCAATAGACCAGTTGGTAGGTCTTGAACCGGGAGATTTGTCAGCCGGAGCAGATAAATTGAGAAGATTGCTGCATTATGCCCAGATTTTTCAGTCGCATGCGTTGCATTTTTTCTATCTGGCATCTCCTGACTTATTATTTGGGGCGGATGCACCCAAAGAAAAAAGAAATGTCGTGGCTGTGGCGATTGAAAACAGAGAATTGGCTACCAGGGGTATTTTGATGAGAAAATATGGTCAGGAAATTATAAAAGCTATTGCCGGAAAAAAAATTCATGGGATTTCTGCTGTTCCGGGTGGTGTGTATAAAAATCTGAATCCGCAAGAACGCAATTATTTTCTGGATGGCAAATCGATTGAGTCGTTGGATACCATGATCGAATGGGTCAGGGAAGTATTGGATTTTATGAAAGATTATCATCTGAAACATCGGAAGAATCTGGATGAATTTGCTTTTTATCCTTCAGGGCATTTGGGATTGGTGACAGATGGAAATGCGATGGAGTTGTACCATGGTGTAATGAGAGCCATTGACGGAGAAGGCAATGTGACGCTTGATAATGTAAGCACCAATGATTATTTACAATATTTTTCTGAAGCTGTGGAGAAGTGGTCTTACATGAAATTTCCATATCTCAAAAATGTAGGAAGAGAAAATGGCTGGAACAGAGTGGGACCTTTGGCAAGGATTAATGTTTGCGATATTATCAATACACCACTTGCTGAAGAGGAGCGAAAAGCCTTTTTTGAATTTTATGGCAAGCCGGTGAATAACAGCACCATGTATTCACACTGGGCAAGGTTGATAGAAATGCTGCATTGTGCAGAGATGATGGGGGATTTGTTGCGTGATGACGACCTTTCATCAGATGATCTTATTCGTACAGGACAAAAAAGTCATACAGGCATTGGAATCATTGAAGCACCGCGTGGCACCCTAACCCACCATTATGAAATCGATGATAAGGATATGATCACCAAATGTAATCTTATAGTTTCGACCACACATAATAATGAAGCCATGAACCGTGCTGTGCGATGGGTTGCCAATGAAATGATCAGCCAAAAAGGAACGATCTCTGACGGCATGCTGAATCATGTGGAAATGGCCATTCGTGCCTACGATCCGTGTCTCAGTTGTGCAACCCAGGCTATCGGAAAAATGCCATTGAGGGTTGAATTATTTAATGCTCAGAATGAAATCATCAAAGTAGTGACCAATGTCTGA
- the hypB gene encoding hydrogenase nickel incorporation protein HypB, with translation MCATCGCSGDQHHHHHNGDHHHHHDHKTIIDVERDILHQNNLLAERNRGYFDAKNILCLNLVSSPGSGKTSLLEKTLIDLKGELDFVVIEGDQQTTNDADRIHATGTKVTQINTGKGCHLDSHMIFHALQGLKPKENSVLFIENVGNLVCPAMFDLGERERVVIMSVTEGDDKPLKYPDMFHTSTLCIINKTDLLPYVPFDINKAKENAKKVNHKLEIIEVSCTSGEGLSQWYDWLKSKVPVPEMAG, from the coding sequence ATGTGTGCTACATGCGGCTGCAGCGGTGATCAACACCACCACCATCACAATGGGGATCATCACCATCATCACGATCATAAAACCATCATTGATGTAGAAAGAGATATCCTGCATCAGAATAATCTTTTGGCTGAAAGGAACAGGGGATATTTTGATGCTAAAAATATATTATGTCTGAATTTGGTATCTTCGCCAGGATCAGGAAAGACATCTCTGCTTGAAAAAACATTAATTGACCTGAAGGGTGAACTTGATTTTGTCGTCATCGAAGGAGACCAACAAACTACCAATGACGCTGATCGGATTCATGCTACCGGTACAAAAGTAACTCAAATCAATACCGGAAAAGGTTGTCATCTGGATTCACACATGATTTTTCATGCCTTACAGGGATTAAAACCAAAAGAAAATTCAGTACTTTTTATTGAAAATGTTGGAAATCTGGTTTGTCCGGCTATGTTTGATCTGGGTGAAAGAGAAAGGGTCGTCATCATGAGTGTGACAGAAGGCGATGACAAACCCCTCAAGTACCCGGATATGTTTCATACCTCTACTTTATGTATCATCAATAAAACGGACCTTTTGCCTTATGTTCCTTTTGACATCAATAAAGCCAAAGAAAATGCAAAAAAGGTCAATCACAAACTGGAGATCATAGAAGTAAGCTGTACGTCAGGCGAAGGATTGAGCCAATGGTATGACTGGCTGAAATCAAAAGTACCTGTACCCGAAATGGCCGGATAG
- the hypF gene encoding carbamoyltransferase HypF, with product MDTFHIHIKGMVQGVGFRPFVHQLAQQMNVSGYVSNTKNGVHIEINADENKARIFCQKIVQHPPENALITSHSIIKTTPQKYEAFNIKPDAGDDVPDLFLTPDIAICENCKQDLTEKHGRRNRYPFTTCLHCGPRYSILKKLPYDRINTTMSHLAMCPDCLHEYQDISDRRYFSQTNSCPECAVQMHLYDNATSEISIAQDAIIAFISNALLSGKIVSVKGTGGFLLICDATNKAAISNLRQKKHRPTKPFAIMYPDIQLAQKDVFINDVEKSILQSKSAPILLCRKKEVNTTGLGSDEIAPGLDKIGVMLPNNPLLYLIAQDCGIPLVATSGNLSGSPILYKDEDALTHLFDIADLILTYDREIVMPQDDSVLQLTETGQKIILRRSRGLAPGYFPNSFSDDNEPLLAFGGELKGSFAIYQNGNIYVSQYLGDQQSFESQIAFTQTMTQLTTMLNIKPEVILADSHPGYYSSLAASAYSLEHDVKNLLKIQHHKAHFSAVLAENSLLITSGPILGIIWDGTGYGDDRQIWGSETFIYRNYEMQRVAHFRYFHHLMYDKMSREPRLSAMSLLEELPEYHNLIESYFSDSEWKYYLKVLSGKSETMTSSMGRFLDGIACILGVGSLQTYEGETVMKMEALARQYKPEKESYYDFEIVNGEIQYIRFLESCIKDFQSSGDVSKIYRKVLFSLARLVGLLSDHFKIEKIAFSGGVFQNALLVDMIKKLLNGKKKLYFHIQLSPNDECISFGQIAYYDFHIQKEKDQASCIFPDS from the coding sequence ATGGATACATTTCATATTCACATCAAGGGTATGGTTCAGGGTGTGGGCTTCAGGCCTTTTGTGCATCAGTTGGCTCAGCAAATGAATGTTTCCGGATATGTAAGCAATACCAAAAATGGCGTCCATATTGAGATCAATGCGGATGAAAATAAAGCCCGTATTTTCTGTCAAAAAATCGTACAGCATCCTCCTGAAAATGCTTTGATCACCAGTCATTCAATCATCAAAACGACTCCCCAAAAGTACGAAGCTTTCAATATAAAACCGGATGCCGGTGATGACGTTCCTGACCTTTTCCTGACGCCTGACATTGCAATATGCGAAAATTGTAAGCAAGACCTGACAGAAAAGCATGGAAGAAGAAACCGATATCCTTTCACAACATGTCTGCATTGCGGACCAAGATATTCTATATTAAAAAAGCTTCCTTACGACAGGATCAATACAACCATGTCCCATCTTGCCATGTGCCCTGATTGCTTACACGAATATCAGGACATCAGTGACAGAAGATACTTCAGCCAGACGAATTCCTGCCCTGAATGTGCGGTTCAGATGCATTTATACGATAATGCAACATCAGAAATAAGTATTGCGCAGGATGCAATTATAGCATTTATTTCAAATGCTCTTCTCTCAGGAAAAATTGTTTCAGTAAAAGGAACCGGGGGCTTTTTACTGATATGTGATGCCACAAATAAAGCTGCCATTTCCAATCTCAGACAAAAAAAACACAGGCCAACCAAACCGTTTGCCATTATGTATCCTGATATACAATTGGCTCAAAAAGATGTGTTTATCAACGATGTTGAAAAAAGTATTTTACAAAGCAAATCTGCCCCAATTTTATTATGTCGAAAAAAGGAAGTCAACACGACCGGACTCGGAAGCGATGAAATAGCACCGGGATTGGATAAAATCGGAGTAATGTTGCCTAATAACCCTCTGCTGTATTTAATTGCGCAGGATTGTGGTATTCCCCTTGTTGCAACAAGCGGAAATTTAAGCGGATCGCCCATTTTGTATAAAGACGAAGATGCATTGACACATCTCTTCGATATAGCTGACCTGATACTGACTTATGACCGGGAGATCGTGATGCCGCAGGATGACAGTGTACTACAACTTACTGAAACCGGTCAGAAAATCATTTTAAGAAGAAGCAGGGGGCTTGCTCCCGGATATTTTCCTAATTCCTTTTCAGATGACAATGAGCCTTTGCTTGCATTCGGAGGAGAATTAAAAGGGAGCTTTGCAATTTATCAAAACGGGAATATTTATGTAAGCCAATATCTGGGCGACCAGCAATCATTTGAGTCTCAAATTGCTTTTACGCAAACGATGACCCAACTCACTACCATGCTGAATATAAAGCCTGAAGTAATCCTTGCAGACAGCCATCCCGGATATTATTCTTCTTTGGCTGCATCAGCGTATAGTTTGGAACATGATGTAAAAAACCTGCTAAAAATCCAGCATCATAAAGCACATTTTAGTGCTGTTCTTGCAGAAAATTCACTCTTGATAACCAGTGGACCCATTTTAGGTATTATTTGGGATGGCACCGGTTACGGAGATGACAGACAAATTTGGGGTAGTGAAACTTTTATCTATAGAAATTATGAAATGCAGAGGGTTGCACATTTCAGGTATTTCCATCATTTAATGTATGATAAAATGAGTCGCGAACCCAGACTTTCTGCCATGAGCCTTTTGGAAGAATTGCCGGAATATCACAATCTGATTGAGTCCTACTTTAGTGATTCTGAATGGAAATATTATCTCAAAGTATTATCAGGGAAGTCAGAAACAATGACTTCTTCCATGGGCAGGTTTTTAGATGGGATAGCTTGCATTTTAGGTGTAGGAAGTCTTCAGACTTATGAAGGCGAAACTGTCATGAAAATGGAAGCTTTGGCCAGACAATATAAGCCGGAAAAAGAATCGTATTATGATTTTGAAATTGTTAATGGTGAAATCCAGTACATCCGATTTCTCGAATCTTGTATTAAGGATTTTCAAAGCTCGGGCGATGTTTCCAAAATTTACAGAAAAGTATTATTTTCATTAGCCAGATTAGTTGGACTTCTTTCTGACCATTTTAAAATAGAAAAAATTGCATTCAGCGGGGGTGTATTTCAAAACGCTTTGTTGGTGGATATGATCAAAAAATTGCTGAATGGTAAAAAGAAGCTGTATTTCCATATTCAACTAAGCCCGAATGATGAATGCATCAGCTTCGGTCAGATAGCATATTATGATTTCCATATTCAAAAGGAAAAAGATCAGGCATCCTGCATTTTTCCTGATAGCTGA